In Bradyrhizobium sp. WBOS07, the genomic window CGCATCGTGTGTCTCGTTTACGTCAGAGGGCCCGTCTGTCGTCAGCTCTTGTCAGCTCTTATCAGCTCTTGGGTCAGCTTTTGGCGACGGGCGGCAGCAGGGCCTGGAGCGCCTCGGCGCGCGAGCGCAGGCCGGGGGGCGTTTCATTGTCCTCGGCAATCGCGTCGAGCCATTTGCGGGCCGCGGTCATGTCGTTGTTGCGCCAGGCCGAGAGCGCCAGCATCTCGCGGGCGCTGTGGCGGTAGGTCGCCTTGGGCGCCGCGGAAGGCTCCAGCCGCTGCAGCATGTCGGCATAGCTGGCGCTGTCGAGCACGAGGCCAGCGGCGCGGATCTTCGCCAGATCCTGCCACTCACCGCCGACGCTGCGGTCGGCAGCAAGATCGTCATACATCTTCGCGGCGGCCTTGGGATCGCGCGCGGCAGCCT contains:
- a CDS encoding tetratricopeptide repeat protein; amino-acid sequence: MSELFDEVDEEVRREQFKKLWDKYSIYFIALMVLVVAAAAGWQGYKYFEAKKAAEAGAAFEKAAELSEQDKHAEAEAAFTELAAKAPSGYRTLARLRAAAEAAARDPKAAAKMYDDLAADRSVGGEWQDLAKIRAAGLVLDSASYADMLQRLEPSAAPKATYRHSAREMLALSAWRNNDMTAARKWLDAIAEDNETPPGLRSRAEALQALLPPVAKS